One Salvelinus namaycush isolate Seneca chromosome 4, SaNama_1.0, whole genome shotgun sequence genomic window carries:
- the LOC120046500 gene encoding calmodulin-1, protein MADQLTEEQIAEFKEAFSLFDKDGDGTITTKELGTVMRSLGQNPTEAELQDMINEVDADGNGTIDFPEFLTMMARKMKDTDSEEEIREAFRVFDKDGNGYISAAELRHVMTNLGEKLTDEEVDEMIREADIDGDGQVNYEEFVQMMTAK, encoded by the exons AGTTCAAAGAGGCTTTCTCGCTCTTTGACAAGGATGGCGATGGCACCATCACCACCAAAGAGCTGGGCACTGTCATGCGCTCTCTGGGCCAAAATCCCACAGAGGCTGAGCTGCAGGACATGATCAACGAGGTGGACGCTGATG GTAATGGAACGATAGACTTCCCAGAGTTCCTGACCATGATGGCGAGGAAGATGAAGGACACAGACAGTGAGGAGGAGATCAGAGAAGCATTCCGTGTCTTTGACAAG GATGGGAACGGTTACATCAGTGCTGCTGAGCTGCGCCACGTGATGACAAACCTTGGGGAGAAGCTGACTGATGAAGAAGTTGATGAGATGATTAGAGAAGCAGACATTGATGGTGATGGCCAGGTCAACTACGAAG AGTTCGTACAAATGATGACGGCGAAGTGA